The following coding sequences lie in one Capsicum annuum cultivar UCD-10X-F1 chromosome 5, UCD10Xv1.1, whole genome shotgun sequence genomic window:
- the LOC124885184 gene encoding putative UPF0481 protein At3g02645 — protein sequence MSHSIEIITSIDNQIPLLLPTEKDEIEEGRKVHYLIEVKKTNGQDLLGSQTKKSINQSFDEKFEDVNNSSIKSCTIFKVNVGLRESNPDAYTPKMVSIGPYHRKNPQLRSMEKYKLLYLQKFLERREELDVESCINQLKELKEEALKCYDDIEDLNNDQFLQMLLLDGCFVVEFIRELHEEYPQEEEDLEDPQGDKTIVTTNVACILDQVTRDLMLLENQLPFFVLNKLHDMTKHDKELPFAIMAKCCFAINLPKTTPAALLEIHNNANAGNIKHLLHLIHMSWQGNPNTDPTYSCKILCCNPLQIIRSKEKKNDKVNKVVMPNATELSEAGLSFKSFGNIYRSFDEDDIGDTKLFDIKYENGLLKIPCLRVYDSTESNLRNLIAFEQLSDVHHKYFSDFATFMDHLIESDKDVNLLRQKGIIDNRLGEDKEVTRIFNKIGKGVSTSDGFFINEEYRKIIQHCEKTSKRMMASLVRNYFSSPWVGASTLAAIVLLILTAIQTVLAFTGGVK from the coding sequence ATAGAAGAAGGGAGGAAAGTGCATTATTTAATTGAGGTAAAgaaaacaaatggtcaagatcTATTAGGGTCGCAAACAAAGAAATCTATAAATCAGagttttgatgaaaaatttgagGATGTGAATAACTCTTCTATTAAATCATGTACGATATTCAAAGTAAATGTGGGGCTACGTGAATCAAATCCAGATGCTTATACACCAAAGATGGTCTCTATTGGTCCTTACCATAGGAAAAATCCTCAACTTCGTTCAATGGAAAAGTACAAACTATTATACCTACAAAAATTTCTTGAGCGGCGAGAGGAGCTTGATGTGGAAAGTTGCATCAATCAattgaaggaattgaaggagGAAGCACTAAAGTGTTATGATGATATAGAAGACCTCAATAATGATCAATTCTTGCAAATGTTGTTGCTTGATGGTTGTTTTGTGGTTGAGTTTATTCGAGAGCTACATGAAGAGTATccccaagaagaagaagatctaGAGGATCCCCAAGGAGATAAAACTATTGTCACTACTAATGTTGCTTGCATATTAGATCAAGTGACACGAGACTTGATGTTACTAGAAAATCAACTTCCTTTCTTTGTACTCAACAAGCTTCATGATATGACAAAGCATGATAAGGAATTACCATTCGCAATAATGGCCAAATGTTGCTTTGCTATTAACTTGCCAAAAACGACTCCTGCAGCGCTTCTAGAGATACATAACAATGCTAATGCAGGAAATATCAAACATTTACTTCATCTAATACACATGTCATGGCAAGGGAATCCCAACACAGATCCAACATATTCCTGTAAAATCTTATGTTGCAATCCTTTGCAAATAATTAGGtcaaaagagaagaagaatgaTAAGGTCAATAAGGTCGTCATGCCAAATGCAACAGAGCTTTCTGAAGCTGGGCTTAGCTTCAAAAGCTTCGGAAATATATATAGATCCTTTGACGAAGATGATATTGGAGATACAAAGTTATTTGATATAAAGTACGAGAATGGACTGTTGAAAATCCCTTGTCTTAGAGTATATGATAGTACTGAATCCAATCTGAGAAATCTCATTGCTTTTGAGCAACTATCTGATGTGCATCATAAATATTTCAGTGATTTTGCGACTTTCATGGATCATCTTATTGAGTCGGACAAAGATGTGAATTTGCTTCGTCAgaaaggaatcatagataacagGTTAGGAGAGGACAAAGAAGTGACTAGAATCTTCAACAAAATTGGAAAAGGGGTCAGCACTTCAGACGGCTTCTTTATCAATGAAGAATACAGAAAGATAATTCAACATTGTGAAAAAACCTCGAAGAGAATGATGGCAAGTTTGGTGCGGAATTATTTTAGCAGTCCTTGGGTAGGAGCTTCAACTCTGGCAGCCATCGTTCTCCTCATACTCACAGCTATACAAACTGTTCTAGCTTTCACAGGAGGAGTTAAATAA